Proteins found in one Mucilaginibacter gracilis genomic segment:
- a CDS encoding PAS domain S-box protein — protein sequence MSLKKQILQSGKPLFKSIELTFFRYGVSAGGEINIITIDKNAQQLFDVPADDIIADANKLLNVIDEADRETLISALKQQHDFEWEGKVTVAPNIRKLIKAQVTHTNNTLNCAFIDITPVKKLQLKLNKAKRLLSETGKLAKIGTWEINLVTGKLTWSSEVYHMHEMDVEDGIDLQTAINFYTPVSRPVIKAAVDKTIATGEPYQVELPMLTAKGNLLWVRSSGNIIKKNGKPKRLYGVFQDITYQKDIEEQHRVIFEFSTDAHLLFDETGIIDCNNAAVEMMGYSDKSELMSHHPADFSPQYQPDGQLSHEKSKEMDRLAHEKGVHQFEWMHKRKDGTELFIEVTLNPVSIRHKEVLLVVWHDITLRKQAEEKLRKNEALLYETQELTHSGSWEIDLVTGKNYWSAEAFRIFGFEPVGTGPQTHDFDQLIHPDDRDKYKSAIKMAVKGGKTSDFDLRIFPKTGGIKYIQAIGKPQFNEYGAVTRLYGAIIDITAYKLAEEAIRLKQKQLNTFIEVSPAAIAIFDKEMRYIAASDIWKKDYKLERKNIVGVRHYDLFPDSSLRWKEFHDRGLHGEIIGEVEDSYVRKNGKVQWFRWEIRPWFEKDEIGGIIMFTEVITERKEAEQALIKAKEQAENAAQAKTQFLSTMSHEIRTPMNAVIGFTHLLLQNPRKDQEEYLKILKFSGENLLVLINDILDFSKIEAGKLEFENVDFSVKDLIRNIRAAMEQRAIEKNIQLKLMIEDDLPHAVIGDPVRLGQILTNLISNALKFTNYGKVTVTASLINQTEQSATIGFEVKDTGIGIPLDKQASIFESFTQASSDTTRKYGGTGLGLTITKRLLEMQGSFIKLQSEPGVGSTFSFNLTFANSNLKLESSVSRQSPVVQGSLLGTRILLAEDNQINILLAKQFLKQWDVECDVAENGELAVKLTQANDYDMILMDLQMPEMDGYTATQEIRKLEPAYKYRKLPIIALTASAMLDNKDRAFIVGMDDYISKPFNPDELYRKIAHYSKISKANKLLHAVN from the coding sequence ATGAGTTTAAAAAAACAAATTTTGCAATCAGGAAAACCTCTTTTTAAAAGTATCGAACTAACTTTTTTTCGGTACGGGGTTTCTGCCGGTGGTGAAATTAACATTATAACTATAGATAAAAATGCGCAGCAGCTATTTGACGTGCCAGCAGATGATATTATAGCCGATGCAAACAAGTTACTTAATGTGATTGACGAAGCCGACAGGGAAACATTAATTTCGGCATTAAAACAGCAACATGATTTTGAATGGGAGGGAAAAGTTACCGTAGCGCCCAACATCCGGAAATTAATAAAAGCCCAGGTAACTCATACTAATAATACCCTTAATTGTGCATTTATAGATATTACCCCGGTTAAAAAATTACAACTAAAGCTAAATAAAGCTAAGCGTTTGCTGAGTGAAACCGGTAAGCTGGCCAAAATAGGCACCTGGGAAATTAACCTGGTAACTGGTAAATTAACCTGGTCTTCCGAAGTTTATCATATGCATGAGATGGACGTTGAAGATGGTATTGATTTACAGACGGCCATAAATTTTTACACCCCTGTTTCCAGGCCGGTAATAAAGGCTGCAGTTGATAAAACCATTGCAACAGGCGAACCTTACCAGGTTGAACTGCCCATGCTAACGGCCAAGGGTAATTTATTATGGGTACGATCTAGCGGTAATATCATTAAAAAAAATGGCAAGCCTAAACGCTTATATGGCGTTTTTCAGGATATAACGTATCAAAAAGATATTGAAGAGCAGCACAGGGTTATTTTCGAATTTTCTACAGATGCACATTTACTGTTTGACGAAACAGGAATAATTGATTGCAACAATGCTGCTGTCGAGATGATGGGTTACTCGGATAAATCGGAGTTAATGTCACATCACCCGGCTGATTTTTCGCCCCAATATCAACCAGACGGACAGTTATCCCACGAAAAATCGAAAGAGATGGATAGGCTTGCCCACGAAAAGGGGGTACACCAGTTTGAGTGGATGCACAAGCGTAAGGATGGCACCGAATTATTTATTGAGGTTACCCTCAACCCCGTTTCTATAAGGCATAAAGAGGTGTTGCTGGTTGTTTGGCACGACATCACCCTGCGTAAACAAGCTGAGGAGAAGCTGCGGAAAAATGAAGCATTGCTATACGAAACCCAGGAATTAACCCATAGTGGGAGCTGGGAGATAGACCTTGTAACCGGAAAAAATTATTGGTCGGCGGAGGCCTTTCGGATATTTGGATTTGAACCTGTTGGTACCGGCCCGCAAACCCACGATTTTGATCAGCTCATTCACCCCGACGATCGCGATAAATACAAAAGTGCCATAAAAATGGCCGTAAAAGGTGGTAAAACATCCGATTTTGATTTGCGCATTTTTCCTAAAACCGGCGGTATAAAGTACATACAGGCAATTGGCAAACCCCAATTTAACGAGTATGGAGCGGTAACAAGATTATACGGTGCAATTATTGATATAACGGCCTATAAACTGGCCGAAGAAGCAATTCGCCTAAAGCAAAAGCAACTGAATACCTTTATAGAGGTTTCGCCGGCTGCCATTGCTATTTTTGATAAAGAAATGCGATATATAGCTGCAAGCGACATCTGGAAAAAAGATTATAAGCTGGAGCGTAAAAACATTGTAGGGGTGCGGCACTACGACCTCTTCCCGGACTCGTCGTTGCGGTGGAAGGAATTTCATGACAGGGGCCTGCACGGCGAAATAATTGGTGAGGTTGAAGATAGCTATGTGCGTAAAAATGGCAAAGTGCAATGGTTTAGATGGGAAATAAGGCCTTGGTTTGAAAAAGACGAAATAGGCGGAATCATTATGTTTACCGAAGTAATAACCGAGCGTAAAGAGGCCGAGCAGGCCCTGATAAAAGCAAAAGAGCAGGCCGAAAACGCCGCTCAGGCTAAAACTCAGTTTCTCTCTACCATGAGCCACGAGATACGCACGCCCATGAATGCGGTTATTGGCTTTACGCACTTGTTGTTGCAAAACCCGCGCAAAGACCAGGAAGAGTACCTTAAAATATTAAAGTTTTCGGGCGAAAACCTGTTGGTGCTCATTAATGATATATTGGATTTTAGTAAGATAGAAGCCGGTAAGCTGGAGTTTGAAAACGTTGATTTTAGCGTTAAAGACCTCATTCGCAATATAAGGGCCGCTATGGAACAGCGCGCTATTGAGAAAAATATCCAGCTTAAGCTGATGATAGAAGACGATTTGCCTCATGCCGTAATTGGCGATCCGGTTAGGTTGGGCCAAATATTAACCAACTTAATTAGCAATGCCTTAAAATTTACCAATTATGGCAAGGTAACGGTAACAGCGTCGCTAATTAACCAAACCGAACAATCGGCAACTATTGGCTTTGAGGTTAAAGATACCGGCATTGGCATACCCTTAGATAAGCAGGCATCTATATTTGAGAGTTTTACACAAGCCAGTTCGGATACAACACGTAAGTATGGCGGTACAGGTTTAGGGCTTACTATTACCAAACGCCTGCTGGAAATGCAGGGTAGTTTTATTAAATTACAAAGCGAGCCAGGCGTAGGCTCAACATTCTCGTTTAACTTAACCTTTGCCAATAGCAACTTAAAGTTAGAGTCGAGCGTATCAAGGCAATCACCTGTTGTACAGGGAAGTTTGTTGGGCACACGCATTTTATTGGCCGAGGATAACCAGATTAATATTTTGCTGGCTAAGCAGTTTTTAAAACAATGGGACGTGGAATGCGATGTTGCCGAAAATGGCGAACTGGCTGTAAAACTCACCCAAGCCAACGACTATGATATGATATTAATGGATTTGCAAATGCCAGAAATGGATGGTTATACAGCCACCCAAGAAATACGCAAACTTGAGCCGGCATATAAATATCGAAAATTACCCATTATAGCCCTAACAGCATCGGCCATGTTGGATAATAAAGACAGGGCATTTATAGTGGGTATGGATGATTATATTAGCAAACCCTTTAACCCCGACGAGTTGTACCGTAAAATTGCGCACTACAGTAAAATATCAAAAGCTAATAAGCTATTGCATGCCGTAAATTAG